A single region of the Brachypodium distachyon strain Bd21 chromosome 3, Brachypodium_distachyon_v3.0, whole genome shotgun sequence genome encodes:
- the LOC100828504 gene encoding F-box/LRR-repeat protein At3g48880, whose product MMGKRWEDMDTDVLVKIFKELNLVELSPVSQVCRLWRMACADPLIWGTLDFGLLKSNFIQTRASPYIWVDERSDKRLAKILRLAVAISLGNVNCMIFHYNLYMKDEHLQYISQRFPHIKRLVMPAWNRITKMGICLAIQRWERLESLTMPTIGHPPYIMEELSRRCKNFKELKVMGSFDHTFALAVSTYLPKLKVLSLRCSKVRMDALQCVLTSMEHLEVLNISHCLLFEIAANGRRQVIHELDDKTLESASRLREFHHCQSRQCVACQRMLQDDGILRWYRYEDWFWRRDEVSSLDLKDYGRLFGAQCEMLTSVD is encoded by the exons ATGATGGGAAAAAGATGGGAGGACATGGATACTGATGTCCTCGTGAAGATATTTAAGGAGCTAAACTTGGTTGAGCTGTCACCAGTATCTCAAGTTTGTCGCTTATGGCGTATGGCCTGTGCAGATCCACTTATATGGGGCACTCTTGACTTTGGGCTACTAAAATCCAACTTCATCCAAACAAGAGCATCCCCATACATTTGGGTCGATGAGAGGTCTGACAAGAGACTTGCAAAAATATTGCGGTTGGCTGTTGCAATTAGCCTTGGAAATGTTAATTGTATGATATTCCATTACAATTTGTACATGAAAGATGAACACCTGCAGTACATCTCACAAAG GTTTCCTCACATAAAAAGATTGGTTATGCCAGCATGGAACCGCATTACAAAAATGGGAATATGCCTAGCCATTCAAAGGTGGGAAAGGCTGGAGTCCTTAACTATGCCTACAATTGGCCATCCTCCCTATATCATGGAGGAGTTATCCAGGAGATGCAAGAACTTTAAAGAACTCAAGGTCATGGGTTCATTTGATCACACATTTGCTTTAGCAGTATCCACCTACCTTCCAAAGCTGAAAGTCTTGAGCCTTCGTTGCTCAAAAGTGAGAATGGATGCCCTGCAATGTGTACTGACGTCAATGGAACATCTTGAGGTTCTGAATATTTCCCACTGCCTTCTGTTTGAGATCGCGGCAAATGGGCGGAGGCAAGTGATTCATGAGCTAGATGACAAAACTCTTGAGAGTGCTTCCCGGCTTCGGGAGTTTCACCACTGCCAGAGTAGACAATGCGTTGCGTGCCAGCGGATGCTGCAAGATGACGGCATCTTGCGGTGGTATAGGTATGAGGACTGGTTTTGGCGGCGGGACGAGGTGAGCTCGCTTGATCTGAAAGATTATGGGAGGTTGTTTGGTGCACAGTGTGAGATGTTGACCTCCGTGGATTAG